Within the Megalops cyprinoides isolate fMegCyp1 chromosome 10, fMegCyp1.pri, whole genome shotgun sequence genome, the region TGTCTTAAGTGGGAGTTCTGTTGTGTCCTTTGCTCCTCTCTCACAGGAAACCTCTATGGAAGAGGGGCATCAGACAACAAGGCCCCTGTACTGGCCTGGATCCACACAGTGGAGGCCTACCAAGCACTTGACATTGTGAGTTATTTTGGTTGGGAAGggtatttttacattaacaacATGAAATTAAACTTGCTGATCccttataaaaatgtaatgtatttccAGCACATGACGAACATTTCCATTAAAGTatgtaaacaaaagaaaatatgtcaGATTTTGCCACTTCCATATACGCCGTACCCCTGGTCTAAAGTAACTGATTGACCCCTAGGACCTTCCTGTTAACGTGAAGTTCATCATCGAGGGAATGGAGGAGACTGGATCTAATGGCCTGGACTCCATGATCGTCTCGCAGAACgacacctttttctctgacGTGGATTACATCATCATCTCAGACTGTGGTTGGCTGAGCCGCAGGCCAGCCCTGACCTATGGTACCAGAGGAAACTGCTACTTCTTTGCAGAGGTGAGGGGGGATATCCACCTCTACAATGACTGATGCCATTAAAACTACCCCTCAAACCATTCCACTTTCAAAGACCCATGTGATGACTGAGAAAGTGAAACCTGGAAGgaatgtttggttggatgtaccaagctTTTACAAATCAGGTTTATACAGTCTGCTGACTTGGTCTGTGCTCAGTACATCCAGTTAAATACTTTCAATGGATGTGCAAAAACTTTTGGACTTGAACCTCAATAGCATTTAAATGTCTCAAGGTCAGTTTTTTCATGGCACAGAATTGGTGCATCTTAATTACTTGTGTTTGCAGAGAAGATTTCATCCAGTTTGGGGGTGTTCACTCTTCCACCAGCACTGTGCAGGACCCACCTGAATAGAATGTTTTGCACTCTGGTAATATTTTGGGGAATTCCACAGCTGGAAAGATATTCCCATAGGCATTCCTCCTTAATTTTTCATGGATCAGTGCaaagaaaatgtcttcattaGGCTTAAATCAtctggtgtatttttttcttttctcattctgtcttttttttcaggtcGAGGGTCCCAAGCAGGACTTGCACTCCGGAGTTTATGGGGGCACCGTGATCGAACCAATGACAGATCTTATAGGCATTTTGGGTAGGACACAAACCCACATGTCATGTTACCAAGAAATATGTGCTATTACATGGTTCCGGTGCATATGTAGGTCAGATTGTCTCATATTAGAAAGTTCAGCTTCACGTCTGCTGATATCCACCTAAGGGAAATATGTAATGGTCACACTGACTGAACAGATTGGAACGCCTTCTTTATTTAAGGTAATTCTGGATGTTCATAGCTCATGAGCTTCGATGAACTAGTCAGCTGCTGATAATGTACTGCTCCTGGCAAAGATACTCTGAGTTTTTGTGGCGTTGatctttacatgtttttttctcactccCTGACAGACACTCTGATCAGCAGCAGTGGTGAGATCCTTGTCCCTGGGATCAGGGAGGCTGTGGCCCCGCTGTCAGATGAGGAGTGGAAGATGTATCAGGACATCGAGTTTGACATGGAAAACTACAAGAATAAGATCGGTGTCAGCCGCCTCATGTACAGCAACAAGGTGAGCTATCGCCATTTCCTCCACACTGGAAGACCAAGCCCTCAGGCCACGTTATGAGTGAAGGCTTTTCAagttcacattttgaaaacctGTAGACCTGCTCTGTGATGTTATTGGTGGGGATGGGAGAGTGGGGCCTGGCTGGCTCAGAATGGTTAGGGGTCACTAATTTATACCACATGGTTTTCTACTATGGAGAaaaacttttgattggttcatacgagtcagtgattgacagcaggcGATGTAGCAGCTGTACTCACAGCATTTATGAAGCAACACTCATTCTCCCATCACAGGTTATGGGGTTCTACTCCATGTCGGAGGGTTGTCATGCCTGTTCCGTATCTATGGAGCTCCATTTTGACCACTTTTTATTGTAGGTAGAGCTGTTGGCCCACCGCTGGCGCTATCCCACAGTATCCATCCATGGCATTGAAGGAGCCTTCTCGGCTTCTGGCTCAAAGACCGTCATCCCTGCCAAGGTCATCGCCAAGTTCTCCATCCGCCAGGTGCCCGACATGGACCCGGCGGTGGTCGAGAAACAGGTGTGGGAGAACGTAGAATGACCTTGTGCGCCAAGGCTAATCAAGCAGTAATGCAGTACTATGGTGGCATTGTTTCCACTGTATTAACAAGATACATCCACTGATGAAAATTACACAGAAAGTATGGgttttctgaaaacaacatacaatgtaattattattattattattattatgagaatTATTACTAGAACTACTACAGTTTCCACTACTACTGATCCTATTAgcatatattaatatatgcatGATTTTCAATGGGTAGGGAATAACCCACAAGGTGCTGAGctgtcacattaaaataaaagatgaCAGGGGCGGCATGCAGCCCTGAGGCGGAGCGTAGGGGTCCTGCTTTATATTAATCCAGCAgcacagctcctccaggatTACTCCTCGCACACATCCTGTGCTGCCGGCTCGTCCTGTTGCAGGTGACGGACCACCTGAAGGCCGCGTTCGCCAAAAGGAAGAGCCCCAACAAGCTGAAGGTGACCATGATCATTGGGGCCAAGCCCTGGCTGGCGGACACCGGGCACCCTCTGTACAAGGCTGGGAGAGAAGCTGTGAGGGAAGGTAATGGAGCAAAGGGGAGAGGAGTCTCAGTCCAATCACACTGCATTGAGTCACTGAGTCTCAGAAACCCCCTGTCACTATACTTAGTTTCTTCTTCTGAATCCCACCATTGCTGTAGAAATTATGTTGGTGGTAATGATTACGATGACCGTGactatactactactaatactactactactaataattacaacaaagataatattgttattactattactgttattgcCAGCATAATCATAATGTTGTCAGTTGTAGTATAAAAACTGTGATGTTTTATTATGAACACTGCAATTGCTCTGATGATAATACTGATGGCGAAGATTATCATTATGACCTCCTTGTCGTAGTGTTCAAGGTGGAGCCAGACATGATCCGTGAAGGGGGCACGATCCCCATCGCCAGGACGTTCCAGGACGTGACGAAGAAGAGCATCATTATGCTGCCCATCGGGGGCTTTGACGATGGGCTGCATTCCCAGAATGAGAAGATGAGCAGGTGACACTCACCTCCACTGAGCAAGGCCCAAGGAGATGGGCTACAGCTCCCAGCCACTAGGTCTGATGGGAGATGTAGTCATGCTCAAACTTGTGTTTCCGTTGTAGCACTGCAGTTATTTTCGGTTATTCCAGTTTAACCtgattttgaaaagtaaaagcTTGTTTTCAAAAATTCTTGCTGAAGACAGGTTGCAAGTTACCAAGCTATGTTCCAGTATATCTATATAATCAATATatggcaaatacattttaaaaactttaatgCGAAGCAGAGAAATACTGTACCAAATGTACCAAAAcaacagtttacattttttcagtatattgatttagctaaaatatatattctctaaaatatattctcaataaattattttttgtatgggtgcTCACAGTTGACTGAATATGACTGAGCAAATCTATGAGTGGGTGACACTACTATTTCTATGGCTGCTTAATCATGTCCAAAACAGggtgaagtgttttcatttgcatttcttggAACTTTTCACCTAAATGCTCTCCTTTTTTAGGTACAATTACATTGAGGGAACCAAGCTGTTCGTGGCCTACCTCAACGAAGTTGGGAAGATCCAGAAGAACTGAGGAGATCCAGCTGAAGAACACTTCATGTTCTTCATGTTCATGTTTAGTACCTACTGAGCTACCTAGCTTCTCCAATCATTCTTTTCAATGCCACAGTCATAaggtgagcagcagcagagctttCTGTGAAATCCTTACTCTt harbors:
- the zgc:114181 gene encoding cytosolic non-specific dipeptidase, whose amino-acid sequence is MIRVLMFASMVILGSRALNYQFDELTKYIDSHQEEYVETLREWVAVESDSSDVLKRAELERMMDMTAEKLRKMEGKVEMVDIGLQELPSGETIPLPKVVTAQFGSDPGKQTVCIYGHVDVQPAKKEDGWATEPYNLTDINGNLYGRGASDNKAPVLAWIHTVEAYQALDIDLPVNVKFIIEGMEETGSNGLDSMIVSQNDTFFSDVDYIIISDCGWLSRRPALTYGTRGNCYFFAEVEGPKQDLHSGVYGGTVIEPMTDLIGILDTLISSSGEILVPGIREAVAPLSDEEWKMYQDIEFDMENYKNKIGVSRLMYSNKVELLAHRWRYPTVSIHGIEGAFSASGSKTVIPAKVIAKFSIRQVPDMDPAVVEKQVTDHLKAAFAKRKSPNKLKVTMIIGAKPWLADTGHPLYKAGREAVREVFKVEPDMIREGGTIPIARTFQDVTKKSIIMLPIGGFDDGLHSQNEKMSRYNYIEGTKLFVAYLNEVGKIQKN